From the genome of Gammaproteobacteria bacterium, one region includes:
- the smc gene encoding chromosome segregation protein SMC yields QGTDVIFNGSSGRQPVGQASVELVFDNSDASLGDEYAQYAEISIRRQVSRDGISTYFLNGTRCRRRDIADIFLGTGLGPRSYAIIQQGTVARLIEAKPEELRQFLEEAAGISKYKERRKETESRIRGARENLERLQDVRLELEKQLTSLKRQASAAERFKELKAEQRQTKSELHALRWRGINEKITSYQQKITTQETALIAVIAEARNIETKIEHIRLAHTESVDKFNELQSTYYRSKAELGTIEQEIKHQNERRQQLTTDVQQAESHWQSLHATLDHDKAQILRLKKIEEELIPQFEFSQEASEQASYQLEEVEMGLAEWQNAWNEFRELSSKASKTAEVEQANIMQYEERITSINNKLQKLEQTFAEINIAPTEEKIISLKEIIEKERQNTKATQQSLIESKEATQTQQQKLRDLTSLIDSTKHRRQKLEGQKVSLEILQAAALNSGDQKTKSWLMQHGLTEKKRLAQTIQVDAGWELAVETVLGDFLQSICLDADSTNLYAKDLLNFKQDTISLIYPLAPSSSRAKRLIEKVQYSHIPSDFQAIWAADSLEEALNIQKTLSSSESVITKEGLWFGSNWMRVAYEKNQSQGILEREKELKRVAAEIISTENELAQHQSSLEQLQTLMHSQQSHYEALHQQYQLFASRLSQTEADLSVNQRYLDQSVARRNSITQEMTEQNIETQKLKQQLAQARDLWSSALESLEQFEAQQYTLEAEKENKQTAVQYARQKNQQAKQSFHELTVKKNITEVELKSLEKNISQLQQQFSTLEERKQQLTNALSQGNMPIQLLEEQREQLAEKCLTAEQQLNHAREAMNTIEGEQRSSEKLFREIEQNSSAIQATIQNNRLEMEGMKVRKQTIEEQLLELEQTAEAVLMLITEEKEIQQLEDQLGHIERRIERLGPINLVAIEECKEKEERKSYYDAQNADLEEALTALEDAMQKIDKETRAKFKETFDAVNTSFNTLFPKIFGGGDASLELTGTDLLDAGVEVIARPPGKKNSSIHLLSGGEKTMVAIALVFSIFQLNPAPFCMLDEVDAPLDDANVVRFSELVREMSQKVQFIVITHNKVTMEMMHQLMGVTMHEPGVSRIVSVDIKEAAQLVE; encoded by the coding sequence CAGGGCACCGATGTGATCTTTAATGGATCATCTGGCCGTCAACCGGTAGGGCAAGCTTCGGTGGAACTTGTTTTTGACAATAGTGATGCGTCTTTGGGAGACGAATATGCCCAATACGCGGAAATTTCTATACGGCGCCAAGTCTCACGTGATGGAATATCTACCTATTTCCTCAATGGCACTCGATGTAGGCGTAGAGATATAGCAGATATTTTCTTAGGCACAGGCTTAGGGCCACGAAGTTACGCCATTATCCAACAAGGAACAGTTGCGCGTTTAATTGAAGCGAAACCTGAAGAATTACGGCAATTTTTAGAAGAAGCGGCAGGAATCTCAAAATATAAAGAACGCCGCAAAGAAACCGAAAGCCGTATTCGTGGAGCGCGCGAAAATCTTGAGCGATTACAAGATGTACGCTTGGAGCTAGAAAAGCAATTAACCTCTTTAAAACGACAGGCCAGTGCCGCAGAACGATTTAAAGAATTAAAAGCAGAACAACGCCAAACAAAATCCGAATTACACGCATTACGCTGGCGAGGGATCAATGAAAAAATTACTTCTTATCAACAAAAAATTACCACTCAAGAAACTGCTTTAATTGCAGTAATTGCAGAAGCCAGAAATATTGAAACTAAGATTGAACATATCCGTTTAGCCCACACAGAATCGGTGGATAAATTTAATGAGCTTCAGAGTACTTATTATCGTAGTAAGGCTGAGCTAGGAACGATAGAGCAGGAAATCAAACACCAAAATGAACGTCGCCAACAATTAACGACGGATGTGCAACAAGCAGAATCTCATTGGCAATCATTGCACGCTACACTTGACCACGACAAAGCACAAATTCTTCGCTTGAAGAAAATCGAAGAAGAATTGATTCCACAATTTGAATTTTCTCAAGAAGCCAGTGAACAAGCAAGCTATCAGCTTGAAGAAGTGGAAATGGGATTAGCCGAATGGCAAAATGCCTGGAATGAATTTCGAGAATTGTCTTCTAAGGCAAGTAAAACTGCTGAAGTTGAACAAGCTAATATTATGCAATACGAAGAGCGTATCACTAGCATTAATAATAAGCTGCAAAAACTAGAGCAAACATTCGCTGAAATCAACATTGCGCCTACTGAAGAAAAAATTATCTCTTTGAAAGAAATTATTGAGAAAGAGCGTCAAAACACTAAAGCAACTCAACAATCGTTAATAGAAAGCAAAGAAGCAACACAAACACAGCAGCAAAAATTACGTGATTTAACCAGTTTAATTGATAGCACTAAACATCGTCGTCAAAAACTAGAGGGTCAAAAAGTTTCTTTAGAAATTTTACAAGCAGCCGCATTGAACTCTGGGGACCAGAAAACTAAAAGTTGGTTAATGCAACATGGTTTGACGGAAAAAAAGCGTTTAGCGCAAACTATTCAAGTAGACGCTGGCTGGGAACTTGCGGTAGAAACTGTTTTGGGAGATTTTTTACAATCAATTTGTTTAGATGCAGATTCAACAAATTTATATGCAAAAGATTTACTCAATTTTAAGCAAGATACAATTTCTCTCATTTACCCGCTTGCGCCATCTTCGTCAAGAGCAAAACGATTAATTGAAAAAGTTCAGTATTCGCATATCCCAAGTGATTTTCAAGCAATCTGGGCAGCAGACTCTTTAGAAGAAGCGTTAAATATTCAAAAAACACTCTCCAGCTCTGAATCTGTGATTACAAAAGAAGGCCTTTGGTTCGGCAGTAATTGGATGCGAGTTGCATACGAAAAAAATCAATCGCAAGGAATTTTGGAAAGAGAGAAAGAGTTAAAGAGAGTTGCGGCTGAAATTATCAGCACAGAGAATGAGCTTGCGCAACATCAATCATCGTTAGAGCAATTGCAAACACTTATGCATAGCCAACAATCTCACTACGAAGCGTTGCATCAACAATATCAATTATTTGCTTCGCGTTTATCCCAAACTGAAGCTGACTTAAGTGTAAATCAACGTTACTTGGATCAATCCGTTGCAAGACGTAATAGTATTACGCAGGAAATGACTGAACAAAATATTGAAACTCAAAAATTAAAACAGCAATTAGCTCAAGCTCGTGATTTGTGGAGCAGCGCATTAGAATCGCTTGAACAATTCGAAGCCCAGCAATATACACTTGAGGCAGAAAAAGAAAATAAACAAACTGCAGTACAATATGCTCGTCAAAAAAATCAACAAGCGAAGCAGTCTTTTCATGAGCTTACTGTAAAGAAAAATATTACAGAAGTTGAGCTTAAATCTTTAGAGAAAAACATCTCGCAGCTACAACAGCAGTTTTCAACATTAGAGGAACGCAAGCAGCAGCTGACCAATGCATTATCACAAGGCAATATGCCCATTCAGCTACTTGAAGAACAACGCGAACAATTGGCTGAAAAATGCTTAACTGCAGAACAGCAGTTGAACCATGCGCGTGAAGCGATGAACACTATAGAGGGTGAACAAAGAAGCTCTGAAAAATTATTTCGTGAAATTGAACAGAACTCCTCTGCAATACAAGCCACTATTCAAAACAATCGCTTAGAAATGGAAGGTATGAAGGTTAGAAAACAAACCATTGAAGAGCAGTTATTGGAGTTAGAACAAACTGCAGAAGCAGTGCTAATGCTTATTACTGAAGAAAAAGAAATTCAGCAGCTTGAGGATCAGCTTGGGCATATTGAACGTCGTATAGAGCGATTAGGGCCAATTAATTTAGTTGCGATTGAAGAGTGTAAAGAAAAAGAAGAACGAAAAAGTTATTATGACGCCCAAAATGCTGATCTAGAAGAAGCATTGACCGCACTAGAAGATGCCATGCAGAAAATTGATAAAGAAACACGGGCTAAATTTAAAGAAACCTTTGATGCTGTCAATACATCATTTAATACACTCTTTCCCAAAATATTTGGCGGTGGAGATGCGTCATTAGAGCTGACTGGCACCGATTTATTAGATGCGGGAGTTGAAGTCATAGCACGTCCGCCAGGGAAGAAAAATAGTTCTATTCATTTGCTTTCTGGCGGCGAAAAAACTATGGTGGCAATTGCTTTAGTATTTTCAATTTTCCAACTTAATCCTGCGCCATTTTGTATGTTGGATGAGGTTGACGCCCCTCTCGATGACGCTAATGTGGTGCGTTTCAGTGAGCTTGTGAGAGAGATGTCTCAAAAAGTACAATTCATCGTTATCACACACAATAAAGTGACCATGGAAATGATGCACCAACTGATGGGTGTGACGATGCATGAGCCCGGTGTTTCTAGAATAGTTTCTGTGGATATTAAAGAAGCTGCTCAACTAGTAGAATAA
- a CDS encoding cell division protein ZipA C-terminal FtsZ-binding domain-containing protein, with amino-acid sequence MVITQIALLSIGALIILLVVIHAISRYFKNRRDSLIVSDIDAQGEEGFPSIEDDEPEVIYDQPLSTKSDSVSSENSKKSHSEANSFMMISVHAKANEVFSDYSFLQTMGSVGLIYGEHKIFHYDVKTDQGMQRLFSVAQLNKPGSFDIDHVETINCKGLLLFIDLRACRKQTLALDCMLEVAYQLAEDLDGIMYEGYNTPWQEDTPRALAQQLESNQKNFKSVLDEIAY; translated from the coding sequence ATGGTAATTACACAAATAGCTTTATTATCGATTGGTGCTCTAATTATTTTATTAGTTGTTATACATGCGATTAGTCGTTATTTTAAAAATAGACGTGACTCTCTAATAGTCTCTGACATCGATGCTCAAGGTGAAGAAGGCTTTCCCAGTATTGAAGACGATGAACCAGAAGTCATCTATGATCAACCGTTATCTACAAAGTCTGACTCTGTTTCAAGCGAAAACTCCAAGAAGTCTCATTCTGAAGCAAACAGCTTCATGATGATTAGTGTTCATGCAAAAGCGAATGAAGTTTTTTCCGATTATAGTTTTTTACAAACCATGGGCTCTGTGGGCTTGATCTACGGTGAACATAAAATATTTCATTATGATGTTAAGACAGATCAAGGGATGCAGCGATTATTTAGTGTGGCTCAATTGAACAAGCCGGGCTCTTTTGATATCGATCATGTTGAAACAATAAACTGCAAAGGATTACTATTGTTTATTGACCTTCGCGCATGCCGTAAACAAACTTTAGCGTTAGATTGCATGCTTGAAGTCGCTTATCAATTGGCAGAAGATTTAGATGGGATAATGTATGAAGGTTACAATACGCCATGGCAAGAAGATACGCCACGCGCTTTAGCGCAGCAGTTGGAATCTAATCAAAAAAATTTCAAGAGTGTATTAGATGAAATCGCTTATTGA
- the ligA gene encoding NAD-dependent DNA ligase LigA → MKSLIDFFERVEKLREQLNLHNYRYYVLDDPSICDAEYDRLFHELQNLEETYPELKTSDSPTQRVGAAPLAEFQPVLHSISMLSLSNVFDFNELQAFDKRIKDRIKNANSIEYVCEPKLDGLAISLRYEQGVLVQAATRGDGQTGENVTDNCRTIKTIPLKLINHNIPNILEVRGEVYMPLSGFAKLNEFILEKNEKPFANPRNAAAGSLRQLDSKITVTRPLAFFAYGIGEISEVIAETHSEVLKRLSALGFCVSPGYQMVQGAQGCQDYYEQLIQKRHTFDYEIDGMVIKTNSLSLQTELGFISRSPRWATAYKFPAAEVTTTVESVDFQVGRTGALTPVARLKPVSVAGVIVSNATLHNMDEIARKDIRIGDTVIVRRAGDVIPEVARVVLECRQHNTKTIESPTHCPICQSEVEKIEGESAIRCPGGLHCSAQCKEMIRHFASRKAMDIEGLGDKLIEQLVDKSLIKTAADLFQLSFNQLASLERMAEKSAKNIIDALEKAKNTTLNRFIFSLGIRDVGETTALSLAQYFGDLTGIMQATTEDLLAVNDVGPIVAENIRAFFDDSHNQQVIRELLAANIHWPAMPQKPAENKLSGKIFVLTGTLSSMSREEAKEKLQALGAKLSESVSKKTNYVVAGEEPGSKLQKAQALGVSILDEIEFLKLF, encoded by the coding sequence ATGAAATCGCTTATTGATTTTTTTGAGAGAGTCGAAAAATTACGCGAGCAATTGAATTTGCATAATTACCGTTATTATGTGCTAGATGACCCAAGTATTTGCGATGCTGAATATGATCGTTTATTTCATGAATTGCAGAATCTTGAAGAAACTTATCCAGAGTTAAAAACTTCAGATTCACCTACTCAACGCGTAGGTGCTGCACCGCTCGCAGAGTTTCAACCAGTGCTTCACTCCATTTCCATGTTATCACTGAGTAATGTCTTTGATTTTAATGAATTACAAGCTTTTGACAAAAGAATCAAAGACCGCATAAAAAACGCTAATTCCATAGAGTATGTTTGCGAGCCTAAGCTTGATGGATTGGCTATTAGCTTACGATATGAGCAGGGTGTTTTAGTTCAAGCAGCCACGCGTGGTGATGGGCAAACGGGTGAAAATGTTACTGATAATTGCAGGACGATTAAAACCATTCCTCTCAAGTTAATCAATCATAATATTCCAAATATTTTGGAAGTGAGAGGTGAAGTTTATATGCCTCTTTCTGGTTTTGCAAAGTTGAATGAGTTTATCTTAGAAAAAAATGAGAAGCCATTTGCAAATCCTCGCAATGCAGCCGCTGGAAGTTTGCGTCAATTAGATTCCAAAATCACCGTAACACGTCCGTTAGCGTTTTTTGCTTATGGCATTGGCGAAATCTCTGAGGTCATTGCGGAAACGCATTCTGAAGTATTAAAGCGATTAAGCGCTTTAGGGTTTTGCGTATCTCCGGGATATCAGATGGTTCAAGGCGCTCAAGGTTGCCAAGATTATTATGAGCAATTAATACAAAAGCGACATACATTTGATTACGAAATCGATGGTATGGTCATCAAAACTAATTCTCTGTCATTGCAAACTGAATTAGGCTTTATTTCACGCTCACCACGTTGGGCAACCGCTTATAAATTTCCTGCAGCAGAAGTCACCACTACCGTTGAGTCGGTCGACTTTCAAGTTGGACGCACAGGCGCATTAACTCCTGTGGCTCGTTTAAAGCCAGTTTCTGTTGCAGGGGTGATCGTTAGTAATGCAACATTACACAACATGGATGAGATTGCTCGCAAAGATATTCGCATTGGTGACACAGTGATTGTTCGGCGCGCGGGCGATGTTATTCCGGAAGTTGCACGCGTAGTACTAGAATGTCGTCAGCATAATACGAAGACAATTGAATCGCCTACACATTGTCCGATCTGCCAAAGCGAAGTTGAAAAAATAGAAGGGGAGTCTGCCATTCGTTGCCCAGGCGGTTTACATTGTTCCGCGCAATGTAAAGAAATGATTCGTCATTTTGCATCACGAAAAGCAATGGACATTGAAGGTTTGGGCGATAAACTTATAGAACAGCTGGTAGATAAAAGTTTAATAAAAACAGCAGCGGATTTATTTCAGCTATCGTTTAACCAGCTTGCTTCTCTTGAGCGCATGGCCGAAAAATCCGCCAAAAATATAATCGATGCTTTAGAAAAAGCAAAAAATACGACACTTAATCGGTTTATTTTTTCATTAGGAATTCGTGATGTCGGCGAAACCACCGCGCTCAGTCTTGCGCAATACTTTGGTGATTTAACTGGCATTATGCAAGCCACAACAGAAGATTTGTTGGCGGTTAACGATGTTGGCCCTATTGTCGCTGAAAACATTCGTGCGTTTTTTGACGATAGCCATAACCAACAAGTGATTCGTGAGTTGCTCGCTGCAAATATTCACTGGCCAGCAATGCCACAGAAACCTGCTGAAAATAAATTATCTGGAAAAATTTTTGTTCTTACCGGCACATTAAGCTCAATGAGCCGAGAAGAAGCCAAAGAAAAATTACAAGCGCTAGGAGCTAAATTATCTGAAAGCGTTTCTAAGAAAACAAATTACGTCGTGGCCGGTGAAGAACCTGGTTCAAAATTACAAAAGGCACAAGCATTGGGTGTTAGTATTCTTGATGAGATCGAATTTTTGAAGTTATTTTGA